From Woronichinia naegeliana WA131, the proteins below share one genomic window:
- a CDS encoding glycosyltransferase family 2 protein, whose product MKLSVIIPCYNEVNTIEKVVYAVKDSPIKNCEIIIVDDGSRDGTRELLTTKIEPLVDQVIYHPKNKGKGAALKTGFSSAMGDIVIVQDADLEYDPQEFPLMIEPILKGKADVVFGSRFQGGKPHRVVYYWHRLGNAFLTTLSNMFTNINLTDMETCYKAFRREIIQSINIQESRFGFEPEITAKVAKLNCRIYEVGISYYGRTYKEGKKIGWKDGVQAIYCIIKYNLFN is encoded by the coding sequence ATGAAATTATCCGTCATTATTCCCTGTTATAACGAAGTTAATACTATTGAAAAAGTCGTTTATGCCGTGAAAGATTCACCGATTAAAAATTGTGAAATTATTATTGTTGATGATGGCTCTAGGGATGGGACGAGGGAGTTATTAACGACTAAAATTGAGCCGTTAGTCGATCAAGTTATTTACCATCCCAAAAATAAAGGCAAAGGAGCCGCTTTGAAGACGGGTTTTTCCTCGGCAATGGGGGATATTGTCATTGTGCAAGATGCTGATTTGGAATATGATCCTCAGGAATTTCCTCTCATGATTGAACCGATTCTTAAGGGTAAAGCAGATGTGGTCTTTGGCTCACGTTTTCAAGGCGGAAAACCCCATCGCGTTGTTTATTATTGGCATCGTCTTGGTAATGCTTTTTTAACAACTTTATCTAATATGTTTACCAATATTAATCTGACGGATATGGAAACTTGCTATAAAGCTTTTCGTCGAGAAATTATTCAATCGATCAATATTCAGGAATCTCGTTTTGGTTTTGAGCCAGAAATTACAGCCAAGGTTGCCAAGCTGAATTGTCGGATTTATGAAGTGGGAATTTCCTATTATGGTAGAACCTATAAAGAGGGGAAAAAAATTGGCTGGAAAGATGGAGTACAAGCTATTTATTGTATTATTAAATATAATCTTTTCAATTAA
- a CDS encoding zinc ribbon domain-containing protein: MSRISLSKVAKERQKMRRAASRLRGKIRDLIDDCHKKTASYLTKKYPAILLPKFETSEMTNRSKRKIRSKTARQMLTWAHYRFKQVLKNKAELSGCQVFDVTEEFTSKTCTKCGHIHTKLGGSKVFRCPVCDHVIPRDWNGALGIMLKALSGTTFTLSNEGDAIVAKCGNIPLSVA; encoded by the coding sequence ATGAGTCGAATTAGCCTATCAAAAGTTGCTAAAGAACGACAAAAGATGAGAAGGGCAGCCTCTCGATTACGAGGCAAGATTCGTGACTTAATTGATGACTGCCATAAAAAAACAGCAAGTTACTTAACAAAAAAATATCCAGCTATCTTGCTGCCAAAGTTTGAAACGTCAGAAATGACCAATCGTTCCAAGCGAAAAATCAGAAGTAAAACTGCCCGACAAATGTTGACCTGGGCGCATTATCGGTTCAAACAAGTCCTTAAAAATAAAGCTGAGTTAAGTGGCTGTCAGGTGTTTGACGTGACAGAAGAATTTACCAGCAAAACTTGTACGAAATGCGGACATATCCACACAAAACTAGGTGGTTCTAAGGTTTTTCGATGTCCCGTTTGTGACCACGTTATTCCACGCGATTGGAATGGTGCTTTGGGTATTATGCTCAAGGCTTTGTCGGGTACGACCTTCACTCTCAGTAACGAGGGTGATGCTATTGTTGCAAAATGCGGTAATATACCGCTTTCTGTCGCATAA
- a CDS encoding response regulator encodes MVVDDHPYSRLATIDILKLDGYEILESDGNSDVVQEAIAENIDLLMLDIMVPQKKGLEICHEFRQHPQTAMIPAILMTVIDDAAVRIKAKEVGADACLLKPLDRTDLLPRVDLLLQKKRLTEWVDQIEQVLFRVAQVLDERHAEGASSFSLSQFAQIFGEYLKLEPEALQDLVFAARLHDIGTAAIPDAILLKQGKLTPTERELIKQHVLVGEKIFQPLAYRREIGKIMRHHHERWDGSGYPDGLQGEQIPWLAQVFQIIDIYNALTSDRPYKAAVSPDEALAILQQEAEQGWRNPQLVKKFADFIQEQDLIHEYRQNAPLCARMEASN; translated from the coding sequence TTGGTCGTTGATGATCATCCCTATAGTAGATTAGCTACCATTGACATTCTTAAGTTAGATGGTTATGAGATCCTTGAGTCAGATGGCAATTCAGATGTTGTCCAGGAAGCGATCGCCGAAAATATTGATTTGCTCATGTTAGATATCATGGTGCCCCAAAAAAAGGGTTTAGAAATTTGTCACGAATTTAGACAACATCCGCAAACGGCCATGATTCCCGCCATTTTAATGACTGTTATAGATGATGCTGCGGTTCGGATTAAGGCCAAGGAAGTCGGTGCGGATGCCTGTTTACTCAAACCCTTAGATAGGACAGATTTGTTGCCGAGGGTAGATCTGCTCCTGCAAAAGAAACGCTTAACAGAATGGGTCGATCAAATTGAGCAGGTTTTATTTCGAGTTGCGCAGGTATTAGATGAACGTCATGCGGAAGGTGCATCCAGTTTCTCCTTAAGTCAATTTGCTCAGATTTTTGGAGAATATTTAAAGCTAGAACCAGAAGCTCTACAGGATTTAGTTTTTGCGGCTCGACTGCACGATATTGGCACAGCTGCTATTCCCGATGCTATTTTGCTCAAGCAGGGGAAATTAACGCCCACAGAGCGAGAACTGATTAAACAACACGTTTTAGTCGGGGAAAAAATCTTTCAACCCCTCGCTTACCGTCGAGAAATTGGTAAAATTATGCGTCATCACCATGAACGTTGGGATGGTAGTGGCTACCCCGATGGTTTGCAGGGTGAACAAATTCCCTGGCTGGCTCAGGTTTTTCAAATTATTGATATTTATAATGCTTTAACCAGCGATCGCCCTTACAAAGCGGCTGTTTCTCCTGACGAAGCCCTAGCGATTCTCCAACAAGAAGCTGAACAAGGCTGGAGAAATCCCCAATTAGTAAAAAAATTCGCTGATTTTATCCAAGAGCAAGATTTAATCCACGAATACCGACAGAATGCGCCACTATGCGCTAGAATGGAAGCGTCGAATTGA
- a CDS encoding MnmC family methyltransferase, with the protein MFAPQITEDGSYTFFSEEFQECFHSRSGAKQEAEQKFVQACRLPQLALERSRLFLLDICYGLGYNSAAALAAIWAVNPNCHVTLMALESDPLVPRSAIAHHLLTPWPAPVSTLLAQLALQESLVTPLLTAQLWLGDARQTLPTLQQQGFLADAIFLDPFSPPQCPQLWTVEFLRLVAQCLAPPGYLATYSCAAAVRKALQLTGLKIGPSLQVGRRSPGTLAHWTGIDLTSLSLAEQEHLQTRAAVPYRDPSLTDAAMTIKNRRQQEQASSTLEPSRLWKERWLRNKEIKFK; encoded by the coding sequence ATGTTTGCTCCCCAAATTACCGAGGATGGCTCCTATACCTTCTTTTCTGAAGAGTTTCAAGAATGTTTCCATTCCCGTTCGGGTGCAAAACAGGAGGCTGAACAAAAGTTCGTCCAGGCTTGTCGTTTACCGCAATTGGCCCTAGAGCGATCGCGACTTTTTCTGTTGGATATTTGCTATGGCTTGGGTTATAACAGTGCGGCGGCTCTGGCGGCTATTTGGGCAGTGAATCCCAATTGTCACGTCACCTTAATGGCCCTAGAATCGGATCCCCTGGTTCCCCGAAGCGCGATCGCTCATCATTTATTAACCCCCTGGCCCGCTCCCGTTTCCACCTTACTAGCCCAATTAGCCCTTCAAGAAAGTCTGGTTACGCCTCTATTAACCGCCCAACTCTGGTTAGGAGATGCCCGTCAGACTTTACCCACTCTTCAACAACAGGGCTTTTTGGCGGATGCCATTTTCCTCGATCCCTTTTCGCCGCCCCAGTGTCCCCAACTCTGGACGGTGGAATTTTTAAGGCTTGTGGCCCAATGTTTAGCTCCCCCTGGTTATCTCGCGACCTATTCCTGTGCAGCCGCCGTGAGAAAAGCTTTGCAGCTAACGGGTTTAAAAATTGGCCCTAGTCTTCAAGTTGGACGGCGATCGCCTGGAACCCTAGCCCATTGGACAGGAATAGATTTAACCTCCCTTTCTTTAGCAGAACAAGAACATCTCCAAACCCGTGCAGCCGTTCCCTATCGAGATCCCAGCTTAACTGATGCTGCGATGACCATCAAAAATCGTCGTCAACAAGAGCAGGCAAGCAGCACCCTGGAACCTAGTCGTCTTTGGAAAGAACGTTGGCTCAGAAATAAAGAGATAAAGTTCAAGTAA